One genomic window of Polyodon spathula isolate WHYD16114869_AA chromosome 8, ASM1765450v1, whole genome shotgun sequence includes the following:
- the LOC121319186 gene encoding uncharacterized protein LOC121319186: MTISCSLTGVLGGSVGAIVGCMLTHMVTDSTTVGGAVGGAVGGAVGGLMTLAFTAAGATVVWGFIGLIIGGTFRGMLTLTVTVTGAASVGGAIGFIFGSAVGGILTLAVIVTGAAAVGGVIGRRFGGAVGGTVGGTVGGLVGDAFRGMLTLTVTVSGAAAVGGAIGFIFGSPVGGMLTLTAAGAAAVGGIIAYRYGGAVGGAVGGAVEFLFGPVLGGVAVLAAAALFLYIIFVDEQEERKLREMEERRMKWALENWLRVIEETLKREMEKKLREAKFLMKIGMKSKLGKELEEKLSEIRKTLEVETPSEIKTTWKKIEKKLRQLQEERMRNVKEELKSMDPEEPCERIELLKEFVKEYEKEKQEIEKLLTELNGIADGLDKVDRDCTIAKTAGNCAGVVGGVLTIVGIALVPVTFGASLGLSIAGTATAVAGGATNIGTEIVKFVSDGNDNKRVMEIVKIIHTKLQALGKLCNTALPECKWNKEDAALTGIVKTRLSAAAAAAGLVDAAVVAAAGAAVDAAVSLNAVAGVIASVADGVNLSDALAVGAPAVGASAVGAAGGRVAAGLIDDAAAAGAGLIDDVAPTVLKGAGRVVGGVAAGVFVVVDAVQIGLNAKKLHEGHPTERAQEIRKLVETVELQAAKLEQVNSNIKNIFNL; the protein is encoded by the exons ATGACCATCAGTTGCAGTTTAACAGGCGTACTCGGCGGCTCAGTGGGGGCCATAGTTGGATGCATGCTGACACACATGGTGACAGATTCTACCACGGTCGGAGGTGCCGTCGGAGGTGCAGTCGGAGGTGCAGTCGGAGGCTTGATGACACTCGCATTCACAGCTGCTGGTGCTACTGTGGTCTGGGGCTTTATCGGTCTCATAATCGGAGGTACTTTCAGAGGCATGCTGACTCTCACAGTCACAGTTACAGGTGCTGCTTCGGTCGGAGGCGCAATCGGATTCATATTCGGAAGTGCAGTCGGAGGCATACTAACTCTCGCAGTCATAGTCACAGGTGCTGCTGCGGTCGGAGGCGTAATCGGACGCAGATTCGGAGGCGCAGTCGGAGGCACAGTCGGAGGCACAGTCGGAGGGTTAGTCGGAGACGCTTTCAGAGGCATGCTGACACTCACAGTCACAGTTTCAGGTGCTGCTGCGGTTGGAGGTGCAATCGGATTCATATTCGGAAGCCCAGTTGGAGGCATGCTGACACTCACAGCTGCAGGTGCTGCTGCCGTCGGAGGCATAATCGCATACAGATACGGAGGTGCAGTCGGAGGCGCAGTTGGAGGTGCAGTCGAATTCTTATTCGGACCCGTGTTAGGTGGAGTCGCAGTCCTCGCTGCAGCAGCTTTGTTTCTTTACATTATCTT TGTGgatgagcaggaggagaggaaACTGAGAGAGATGGAGGAGAGACGGATGAAGTGGGCATTGGAGAATTGGCTCAGAGTGATAGAGGAGACACTGAAGAGAGAGATGGAGAAGAAATTGAGAGAGGCAAAGTTCTTGATGAAGATAGGGATGAAGAGCAAACTTGGGAAAGAGCTTGAGGAGAAACTGAGTGAGATCAGGAAGACACTGGAGGTGGAGACGCCGAGTGAGATAAAGACAACGTGGAAGAAGATAGAGAAGAAACTGAGGCAGCTGCAGGAGGAACGGATGAGGAACGTAAAGGAGGAACTGAAgag CATGGACCCTGAAGAGCCCTGCGAAAGAATCGAGCTCCTCAAGGAGTTTGTCAAGGAGTATGAAAAGGAGAAGCAGGAGATTGAAAAACTCCTCACAGAACTCAATGGTATTGCTGATGGGCTGGACAAGGTGGACAGGGACTGTACCATCGCTAAGACTGCAGGGAACTGTGCTGGGGTAGTCGGGGGGGTCCTGACCATTGTAGGGATAGCCCTGGTTCCTGTTACTTTTGGAGCCTCTCTTGGACTGTCCATTGCAGGGACTGCGACTGCTGTAGCTGGTGGAGCCACCAATATTGGTACAGAAATAGTAAAGTTTGTAAGTGATGGCAACGATAACAAGAGAGTAATGGAAATAGTGAAAATAATTCACACTAAACTCCAAGCACTTGGTAAATTGTGCAACACTGCACTCCCAGAATGTAAGTGGAATAAAGAGGATGCTGCTTTAACAGGGATTGTTAAAACACgtctttctgctgctgctgctgctgcaggccTGGTtgatgctgctgttgttgctgctgcaggtgctgctgtTGATGCTGCTGTAAGTCTTAATGCTGTTGCTGGTGTTATTGCTAGTGTTGCTGATGGTGTAAACCTGAGTGATGCACTTGCTGTTGGTGCTCCTGCTGTTGGTGCTTCTGCTGTTGGTGCTGCTGGTGGACGTGTTGCTGCAGGCCTGATtgatgatgctgctgctgctggtgcagGCCTGATTGATGATGTCGCTCCTACGGTGCTCAAAGGTGCAGGCAGAGTAGTCGGAGGTGTTGCTGCTGGAGTCTTTGTAGTTGTGGATGCCGTGCAGATTGGTTTAAATGCCAAGAAACTTCATGAAGGGCATCCAACTGAAAGAGCACAAGAGATTCGAAAGCTGGTGGAAACTGTAGAATTACAAGCAGCAAAACTGGAGCAGGTCAATTCAAACATAAAGAACATTTTTAACCTGTGA